The region AAAAAACCGCATCGAAATCCCATCCCCAAAGCATCGGAACTCTCCGGCTCGAAGGTCAAAGATGCATCGTTGAGTTGCAAACGCTCCAAAGCGTTGCGCAAATCCAAATATCTATCCCCGTTCACAGGATAAAGACCGCAAAAGACCATCGGTTTCGCTTTTCGATATCCTGGTAAGGGCTCTCGTGCTGGTTTATCAGCGCTGGTAACCGTATCTCCTACGGAGGCTTGACCGATGCTTTTAATCCCCGCAGTGAAATAACCCACTTCGCCCACAAACAATCCATCGCACGGCGTTTGTTGAGGAGCGAAAACGCCCGTCTCGTCTACTTCGAAAACAGAGCCCGTAGACATCATCATTATTTTCTGTTTCGGTACGATACAACCATCGAAAACGCGTATATAGGCAACGACACCTTTATAGGGGTCGAAATGGGAATCGAAAATCAGCGCGCGTAGAGGATTTTCATTCGAGACCTCGGTTTGTTCGCCCAATATTTCAGGGCGCACTTTCGTAGGGGGGGGAATTCGCTGAACGATTGCCTCTAACAATTCCGGAACACCTTGTCCTGTTTTTGCGCTCACCAATAACGCATCGGATGCATCGATGGCAATCGCATTTTCGATTTCTTCTTTCGTGCGCTCGGGGTCCGCATGGGGCAAATCTATTTTATTGATGACCGGAATGATTTCCAAACCCTGATGGATTGCCATGGAAGCGTTTGCAATCGTTTGCGCTTCCACGCCCTGCGTTGCATCCACGACGAGTAACGCTCCTTCGCAAGCGGCGAGCGAACGGGAAACTTCGTATGTGAAATCCACGTGCCCAGGGGTATCAATCAAATTGAACTGGTATTCCGAGCCGTCTTTCGATTTGTAGGAAAGACGAACTGCAGTCATTTTTATCGTAATTCCCCGCTCTCGCTCTAATTCCATGCTGTCTAACACCTGCTCTATACCGCCCCCCCCGCGAATCGCCCCTGTATACTCCAAAATCCTATCGGCAAGCGTCGATTTGCCGTGGTCTATGTGAGCGATGATGCAAAAGTTTCGAATCTTTTCCGGTGACATATTTCGCATTCGAGGT is a window of Fimbriimonadales bacterium DNA encoding:
- the lepA gene encoding translation elongation factor 4, which codes for MRNMSPEKIRNFCIIAHIDHGKSTLADRILEYTGAIRGGGGIEQVLDSMELERERGITIKMTAVRLSYKSKDGSEYQFNLIDTPGHVDFTYEVSRSLAACEGALLVVDATQGVEAQTIANASMAIHQGLEIIPVINKIDLPHADPERTKEEIENAIAIDASDALLVSAKTGQGVPELLEAIVQRIPPPTKVRPEILGEQTEVSNENPLRALIFDSHFDPYKGVVAYIRVFDGCIVPKQKIMMMSTGSVFEVDETGVFAPQQTPCDGLFVGEVGYFTAGIKSIGQASVGDTVTSADKPAREPLPGYRKAKPMVFCGLYPVNGDRYLDLRNALERLQLNDASLTFEPESSDALGMGFRCGFLGLLHMDITRERLEREFGLELILSAPSVNYAVFKTDGTVEQVSNPSKMPPPQQIAHIEEPAVKATITVPQEYVGVVMKLCKERRGIFHKMEYPSTARVILYYTLPLSEILLDFYDKLKSLTRGYASFDYEFSDYVRADLVKVDILINGEPVDALSFIVHRDAAYTRARAMVEQLRKVVPRQQFEVRIQAAIGAKVIASETIKPYRKDVTAKCYGGDITRKRKLLEKQKLGKKRMKNIGSVEIPQEAFLSVLKVAE